AATTTTTACCTTTGGAGTCAATTTGATTTGTATTCCCTTTAATGCTTTAATTATTGCACACGAACGAATGTCTGCATTTGCTTATGTTAGTATTCTGGAGGTGTCACTTAAACTCTTAATTGTTTATTTATTAGTATTAATGTCAGTAGATAAATTGATTGTTTATGGGGCTTTGTTGTTGGTGGTAGCAATTGTTATAACCTTTGCTTATTTTATATATTGTAGGCGACATTTTAAGGAATGTAAATGTTTTTGTCGAATCGATAGATTCCTATTGAAAAGAATGTTGAGCTTTTCGGGTTGGAATTTTATAGGGGCATCTTCAGCAATCCTTAGAGATCAAGGCGTAAATATTGCTATAAATCTTTTTTGTGGTCCAACTGTCAATGCTGCAAGAGGGATGGCTGTACAGGTTAATCATGCAATTAATAGTTTCGCTCAAAACTTTATGACAGCATTAAATCCACAGATAACAAAATCATTTGCTGTAGGTGATAGTAAATACATGTTTACTTTGATTTTTCAGGGGGCAAGATTATCTTTTTATATGTTACTATTTTTGTCATTACCAGTACTCATGAGTACAGAATATATATTATCAATATGGTTAAAAATTGTTCCTGATTATACAATCATATTTGTCCGTTTAGTCTTGATCTTTGCCATGTGTGAATCAATATCAAATCCTTTGATTACTGCGATGCTGGCAACAGGCAGTATTAGAAATTACCAAATAGTTGTAGGCGGTATGCAAATGATGAATTTTCCTATTTCATATATATTGTTAGAACGAGGTTATGCACCAGAAATTACTCTTTATGTGGCTATTGGTATATCATTATGTTGTTTGGCACTTCGTTTATTTATGCTTCGTAGTATGATACAATTGCCTGTTAGAAGCTATATGAAGAATGTTTTCTTTAATATATGTGCTGTGACGATATTTTCAGTTGCAATTCCCTATTTAATCTCATTACGATTACAATCATCATTTTATTCGTTCTTGATCTTATCTTTCTCATGTATCATATGCTCATTTATGGCTATCTTTTTTGTGGGTTGCAAAGCAAGTGAAAGAGTATTTGTCGTTGATCAAGTGCGTAAGCTTATAAAAAATAACTTGTAATCATATCAAATAAGCTGTTGAGGATCATGATAAAAATAAAAAAATCAGAGGATTGTTGTGGATGTTCTGCATGCTTGTCAATCTGCAATCATAATGCGATAGTTTTTAAGGAAGATGTGGAAGGTTTTAAATATCCTATGATTGAGGAAGGTAAATGCATCAATTGTGGACTTTGTGAGATGGCTTGTCCTATTCTTTATAGAAAGGTGAAGGATATAAGGCCAACTCCAAAAGCATATTTTGCAGCTCGCCATAAAAATATTGTAACGTTACGGAACAGTTCTAGTGGTGGTGCTTTTACAGCTATTGCAGGATCTGTAATAGAATTGGGAGGGGTTGTTTGTGGTGTAGAATATGATAACGATGGAGTAGTGAGACATAGCTTTTCGGAAACGATGGAAGGTATAAGGAGTTTTATGGGGTCAAAATATGTCCAGAGTGAAATTCAAGGTGTTTACAATCAGATAAAGACTTATTTAAAAAGCGATCGCTGGGTTTTGTTTACAGGTTCTCCTTGTCAAGTAGAAGGGCTTAAGCTTTTTTTACGTAAACCATATGAGAATTTACTAACGGTTGATTTAGTTTGCCATGCTGTTCCTAGTCCACTTATATATAAGCAATATATAAATATGTGTTCGACGAAACTTGGCCAAAAGGTCATGTCTATCAACATGAGGTACAAACAAACTTATGGGTGGAGTCATCGCTTCTCTTATTGTTTTTATTTTGAAAACGGCCAGAAAGCTGTCGATCCTGTTTGGGTAGTTAATTGGGGAAAAATATTTTTTTCTCAAATGATAAATCGTCCTTCTTGTCACTCTTGTAAATATTCTAACTTGGACCGTCCTGGAGATTTTACAATAGCTGATTTTTGGGACGACAAGAAGAATCGCCCGGATT
This sequence is a window from Bacteroides thetaiotaomicron VPI-5482. Protein-coding genes within it:
- a CDS encoding Coenzyme F420 hydrogenase/dehydrogenase, beta subunit C-terminal domain; translation: MIKIKKSEDCCGCSACLSICNHNAIVFKEDVEGFKYPMIEEGKCINCGLCEMACPILYRKVKDIRPTPKAYFAARHKNIVTLRNSSSGGAFTAIAGSVIELGGVVCGVEYDNDGVVRHSFSETMEGIRSFMGSKYVQSEIQGVYNQIKTYLKSDRWVLFTGSPCQVEGLKLFLRKPYENLLTVDLVCHAVPSPLIYKQYINMCSTKLGQKVMSINMRYKQTYGWSHRFSYCFYFENGQKAVDPVWVVNWGKIFFSQMINRPSCHSCKYSNLDRPGDFTIADFWDDKKNRPDLYSCEGTSLLMVNTNMGLDLINKLYDSIDLWKITKDEAMQPCLIRPTCSNQRRQEFWEFYLLRGFDAAYKKYFGDSKYVITKKIVKQIIKRVLRKLQ
- a CDS encoding oligosaccharide flippase family protein translates to MITTNYNNKRIAKNTFLLYFRMLFTMMVSLYTSRVVLATLGVEDFGIYNVVGGVVTMFAIISTSLSSAISRFITIELGKGDLRRLKTVFSTAVVIQFLMALVVVILAELIGVWFLNNKMNIPEVRMNAANWVLQFSIFTFGVNLICIPFNALIIAHERMSAFAYVSILEVSLKLLIVYLLVLMSVDKLIVYGALLLVVAIVITFAYFIYCRRHFKECKCFCRIDRFLLKRMLSFSGWNFIGASSAILRDQGVNIAINLFCGPTVNAARGMAVQVNHAINSFAQNFMTALNPQITKSFAVGDSKYMFTLIFQGARLSFYMLLFLSLPVLMSTEYILSIWLKIVPDYTIIFVRLVLIFAMCESISNPLITAMLATGSIRNYQIVVGGMQMMNFPISYILLERGYAPEITLYVAIGISLCCLALRLFMLRSMIQLPVRSYMKNVFFNICAVTIFSVAIPYLISLRLQSSFYSFLILSFSCIICSFMAIFFVGCKASERVFVVDQVRKLIKNNL